CGATCTCACCGGAACTCATCGTTGAAAGCTCCATCATAGATGCTATCAGACTCACGGACTCCCTAAAGGAGTTTATCCGGAAGGGGAAGATTAAGACAAAAAATGTCGTTATCTCGATAGCGGGACATTCCTCGGTAATTATAAAACGGATCTCGCTGCCGGAGATGAGCGAGGAAGAACTCACCGAGTC
This window of the Thermodesulfovibrionales bacterium genome carries:
- the pilM gene encoding pilus assembly protein PilM, with the protein product MFGSKGFLGLDIGSSYIKAVQLKESKSGYELEHFDMLPISPELIVESSIIDAIRLTDSLKEFIRKGKIKTKNVVISIAGHSSVIIKRISLPEMSEEELTES